The Burkholderiales bacterium genome window below encodes:
- a CDS encoding aldolase/citrate lyase family protein, whose product MRENKLRSIWKQGGAVINGWLGIPSSVSAENMAQAGWDALTVDLQHGLVDYQTAVTMLQAITTTPTVPLARVPWLEPGIIMKLLDAGAYGIICPMINTRAECEAFVGACRYAPRGYRSFGPVRATWYGGADYWKHANETVITIAMIETRQAVENLDEILTVPGLDALYIGPNDLALTLGAAPAPVPTDPAVLEAIRTILAGAKRHGVYAGLHCGSTAMAKEMIALGFQFVTLLADNAFLAAAAKSAVAEMRQTVPLAQAASAY is encoded by the coding sequence GTGAGAGAAAACAAACTCAGGTCGATCTGGAAGCAAGGCGGTGCGGTGATCAACGGCTGGCTCGGGATCCCGAGCTCGGTCTCTGCGGAGAACATGGCGCAAGCCGGATGGGATGCGCTCACCGTGGACCTGCAGCACGGCCTCGTGGACTACCAGACCGCCGTCACCATGCTTCAGGCGATCACGACCACGCCGACCGTGCCGCTTGCCCGTGTGCCGTGGCTGGAGCCGGGAATCATCATGAAACTGCTCGACGCCGGTGCCTACGGAATCATCTGTCCGATGATCAATACGAGGGCCGAGTGTGAGGCCTTTGTCGGCGCCTGCCGTTACGCGCCGAGGGGTTATCGCAGTTTCGGTCCGGTGCGCGCGACGTGGTACGGCGGTGCGGACTACTGGAAGCACGCCAACGAAACCGTCATCACCATCGCGATGATCGAGACCCGGCAAGCCGTGGAGAATCTTGACGAGATCCTGACCGTCCCGGGCCTCGATGCCTTGTACATCGGGCCCAACGACCTGGCGTTGACGCTTGGGGCTGCGCCCGCCCCCGTGCCCACCGATCCAGCGGTCCTCGAGGCGATCAGAACCATTCTCGCCGGCGCGAAGCGGCATGGCGTGTATGCCGGTCTGCACTGCGGCTCGACTGCGATGGCGAAGGAGATGATCGCATTGGGCTTCCAGTTCGTCACGCTGCTCGCCGATAACGCGTTTCTGGCAGCCGCCGCCAAGAGCGCGGTGGCGGAGATGCGCCAGACGGTCCCGCTCGCGCAAGCGGCCAGCGCCTACTAG